A region from the Gossypium hirsutum isolate 1008001.06 chromosome A08, Gossypium_hirsutum_v2.1, whole genome shotgun sequence genome encodes:
- the LOC107936512 gene encoding probable alkaline/neutral invertase F has protein sequence MFEKSKFTEKSLCSQNEEEEALESPEEASQTENIKWTDNGKTSLESNQRESPKISTEIFQDTVGKEESSKSEEENESTDKLDKPMKTLRVQSNENISKSNNANVAQMSLKPSPSVGSSLENLELDSLLPAVRSVDSPLGSTENGAMLEEAWEGLQKSYVYYKGKPVGTLAAMDPIAEALNYNQVFIRDFVPSGLACLMRPANAGGDPEIVKNFLLKTLHLQGWEKRIDNFTLGEGVMPASFKVLYDSHRQKETLVADFGGSAIGRVAPVDSGFWWIILLRSYTKCTHDYTLSELPEVQKGMKLILNLCLSDGFDTFPTLLCADGCSMIDRRMGIYGYPIEIQALFYFALRSSRQMLKPERDGKELIERIDKRIRALSFHIQKYYWLDFTQLNNIYRYKTEEYSHTAVNKFNVIPESIPDWVFDFMPLRGGYLIGNVSPARMDFRWFLVGNCIAILSSLATPAQATAIMDLIEERWEDLIGEMPLKIVYPALEGHEWRTVTGFDPKNTRWSYHNGGSWPVLIWLLTAACIKTGRPQIAKRAIELIEQRLSKDGWPEYYDGKTGRYVGKQARKYQTWSISGYLVAKMLIENPANLPIISLEEDKRIAKPKLTRSISF, from the exons ATGTTTGAGAAGTCTAAATTTACCGAGAAATCCCTGTGTTCACAAAATGAAGAGGAAGAAGCTCTTGAATCTCCTGAGGAAGCTTCGCAAACTGAAAATATAAAATGGACGGATAATGGAAAGACATCTCTAGAATCAAACCAGCGAGAGAGTCCAAAAATATCAACAGAGATATTTCAAGACACAGTCGGAAAAGAAGAGTCATCCAAATCGGAGGAAGAAAATGAATCGACTGACAAACTTGATAAGCCGATGAAGACGTTGAGAGTGCagagcaacgagaacatctccaAATCCAATAATGCAAACGTGGCGCAGATGTCACTGAAGCCGTCTCCTAGTGTAGGTTCGAGTCTCGAGAACTTGGAACTCGACAGTTTATTGCCTGCGGTCAGATCCGTCGATAGTCCTCTAGGGAGTACGGAAAACGGTGCGATGTTGGAAGAAGCGTGGGAGGGACTACAAAAATCTTACGTATATTACAAAGGCAAGCCTGTCGGTACGCTCGCTGCTATGGATCCTATCGCCGAGGCTTTGAATTACAATCAG GTTTTCATAAGAGACTTCGTTCCCAGTGGCTTAGCCTGTCTAATGAGACCTGCCAATGCTGGTGGCGATCCAGAGATAGTAAAGAACTTTCTGTTAAAGACTCTCCACCTTCAAGGTTGGGAGAAAAGAATTGACAATTTTACACTTGGGGAAGGTGTCATGCCTGCAAGTTTTAAAGTACTTTACGATTCGCATAGGCAGAAGGAAACCTTGGTTGCAGATTTCGGTGGTAGTGCAATAGGAAGAGTTGCACCTGTTGACTCTGGGTTCTGGTGGATCATATTGCTAAGGTCGTATACCAAATGCACGCATGATTATACTCTCTCAGAACTACCTGAGGTGCAGAAAGGAATGAAGCTGATACTTAATCTTTGCCTTTCAGATGGTTTTGACACTTTTCCTACACTTCTGTGTGCAGATGGGTGTAGCATGATTGATAGGAGGATG GGAATTTATGGGTACCCCATTGAGATTCAAGCACTTTTCTATTTTGCACTGAGGTCTTCTAGGCAGATGCTAAAACCAGAGCGAGATGGCAAGGAACTAATTGAGCGTATCGATAAGCGCATCAGAGCTCTCAGTTTTCACATCCAAAAATACTACTGGCTTGATTTCACACAGTTAAACAACATATATCGCTACAAAACTGAGGAGTATTCCCACACTGCTGTCAACAAATTTAATGTCATCCCAGAGTCTATTCCTGATTGGGTGTTCGATTTTATGCCCTTACGTGGGGGATATCTGATTGGTAACGTCAGCCCAGCTCGAATGGATTTCCGCTGGTTTCTGGTTGGAAACTGCATTGCAATCTTGAGTTCACTAGCTACACCTGCACAAGCAACAGCAATTATGGATTTGATTGAGGAGCGCTGGGAGGACTTAATAGGAGAGATGCCTTTGAAGATAGTTTATCCAGCTTTGGAGGGTCATGAATGGAGAACTGTCACTGGGTTTGATCCAAAGAACACACGGTGGAGTTACCACAATGGTGGATCATGGCCAG TTCTGATATGGCTACTCACAGCAGCGTGTATCAAGACTGGAAGGCCTCAAATTGCAAAACGAGCCATAGAGCTGATTGAACAACGCCTTTCCAAAGACGGCTGGCCTGAGTACTATGATGGCAAGACCGGGCGTTATGTTGGGAAGCAAGCAAGGAAATATCAAACATGGAGCATCTCTGGCTACTTGGTCGCTAAGATGTTGATTGAGAACCCAGCCAATCTCCCCATCATCTCTCTTGAAGAAGACAAAAGGATTGCCAAGCCAAAGCTCACCCGCTCTATCTCATTCTAG